Below is a genomic region from Granulibacter bethesdensis CGDNIH1.
GTGCGGCACCAATTCCAGTTCCTCGATATGCGGGATCGACGAACAGCGCCTCCATGTGGCCCTTGTCGATTAGCATGAAAGCCAGCGGATAGTCGGCAGCGTCCACGGCAAACCAAAGCGGCGCTTGGGGCAGAAAGCCACCCACCATCTCTTCGATGGAAAGGCGATCCTCACCCGAGAGAAAGTTATGGGTGGCGTCGACCGCACCGCGCCAGATTTCCACTGCGCGATCGCCCTCGTCAGGACGGGAGCGTCTAATTGTAGTCATTGTGCCTTCCTCATTCATTTGCCGGAAACAAAGGGAGCCACGCAGAGCCCATTGCTCCGTCAGGCATTCCAGTCAGCCCGCTGGATCACAACCCTATAGCCATCGGGATCTTCAAAGGTGCGGCCTGAGCGATCCCAATAGGGGTTGAACGCAGGTACGGCTCTGAACCCGGCTCCTTCCATTCTTTCGACAGCAATGTACATGGCTGGACGGCTAACGGATGCCACCGGCGTAGCAATCGATCAGAAAGCCTTCATCCAATTGGCCATTGGCAACAACGCGGCGCACGATAAGGTCCAATTCTTCGGCCAAAATCGCGAAGGCCCGGACAAGATGTGGCCGGCAGCTGACGATCGAACTTTCATGGATACCGGTCAGGGGCTTGCCAAAATGCTCCCGATGGATCTCGTCGTAGCACTGGCGGAAGCGATGTTGAATGAGCGCCGCGTCGAACGTGAGCGAATCCTGGAGATCGCCGCGCCTTTCTTCAAGTAGCCGAAATCTCGGCTCCAAACCGGAAAACTTAGCTTTTTCAATCAGTAAGTCCATCGTGAGCTGTCGCTCTTGAAAAATGTCAGAAAACTGTGCATATTTCTGACAGGAGAATGGCCATGGAACGCTTGACCGAACAGATTCTTTCGTATGCGAAGGGGCTGCCCGAAGGCGCCCCAGTCGCCGCTAAAAGCCTGCTCCATCTCGGTAATCGCGCCGCGGTGGACCAGTCTCTGTCGCGGATGGCCGAGAGGGGGCAATTGATCCGGGCAGGTCGAGGCGTTTATCTCCTCCCGGTCACAAGCAGGTTTGGCACGCGGGCTCCCTCTGTGGAGCAGGCCGTCGAGGCACTCGCCAGCCAGCGGGGAGAGACCATCGTTTCGAGCGGCGCCGCTGCCGCCAATACGCTTGGACTGACAACTCAGGTGCCGGTCCGGTCAGTTTATTTGACCTCGGGCCGAACCCGGAAGATGACATTCGGTAAGCAAGTGGTCGAGCTTCGCCACGCGCCGCGCTGGCAGCTCGCCATGGCGCATAAGCCAGCTGGCGAGGCGGTGCGGGCGCTGGCTTGGCTTGGGCCGGAGAACGCAGAATCTGCTCTGCAAACGTTGAAGCGGAAACTTCCGCCGAGCGTTTTTAGCGAGCTGGTCGCGATCGCGCCGCAGTTTCCAACCTGGCTGGCGCGCAGCGTGGGCAAGGCCGCCTATGGCTGATCCTTTCCTCCACCTCCTGGTCGACGATCGCCGTGAGGCGTTGGCTGTTGCGGCCGATAGATCCGGGCGGCCAGCCCACCTCCTGGAAAAGGATGTCTGGGTAGTCTGGGCGCTCTCCACGCTTTACGGCTCGGCACTCGGGGAG
It encodes:
- a CDS encoding acetyltransferase, which gives rise to MTTIRRSRPDEGDRAVEIWRGAVDATHNFLSGEDRLSIEEMVGGFLPQAPLWFAVDAADYPLAFMLIDKGHMEALFVDPAYRGTGIGAALVRHALTLHPKLTTDVNEQNSQAVGFYEKMGFKHIGRSPLDGQGKTYPLIHLKYGE
- a CDS encoding DUF6088 family protein, translated to MERLTEQILSYAKGLPEGAPVAAKSLLHLGNRAAVDQSLSRMAERGQLIRAGRGVYLLPVTSRFGTRAPSVEQAVEALASQRGETIVSSGAAAANTLGLTTQVPVRSVYLTSGRTRKMTFGKQVVELRHAPRWQLAMAHKPAGEAVRALAWLGPENAESALQTLKRKLPPSVFSELVAIAPQFPTWLARSVGKAAYG